From Triticum urartu cultivar G1812 chromosome 2, Tu2.1, whole genome shotgun sequence, a single genomic window includes:
- the LOC125541551 gene encoding uncharacterized protein LOC125541551 has product MDKRRPGPLPLCPASSSSSRRCPRLKHQRAKSRLLKSVVVGAAHHQQRTSQAAASSDQVRGPPSFRRRSPSDPVARAPSLLLLAVVFFMCAANVRSSLCFEQRRRTPVSRCPSTAACPRPRRRRARRRRIHVSSMPVLVYARLHGPSASSSTVTDKTESAREPPWLRPLRPCARMPRCCSR; this is encoded by the exons atggaCAAACGCCGTCCAGGGCCCTTGCCGCTGTGCcctgcttcttcctcctcctcgaggAGATGCCCTCGCCTCAAGCATCAGCGCGCCAAGTCCCGCCTTCTGAAGTCCGTCGTCGTCGGAGCTGCCCACCACCAGCAG AGAACATCACAGGCCGCCGCTAGTTCCGACCAGGTCCGAGGCCCTCCGTCCTTTCGCCGGCGTTCCCCTTCAGATCCCGTCGCCAGAGCTCCGTCCCTGCTGCTCCTCGCGGTCGTCTTCTTCATGTGCGCCGCCAATGTCAGGTCCAGCCTCTGCTTTGAGCAGAGGAGGAGGACGCCCGTGTCTCGCTGCCCGAGCACCGCTGCCTGCCCTCGTCCCCGACGCCGGcgagctcgccgccgccggatcCACGTCTCCAGCATGCCCGTGCTCGTTTACGCTCGCCTCCACGGGCCGTCTGCAAGCAGCAGCACCGTCACGGACAAG ACCGAATCCGCTCGAGAGCCTCCATGGTTGCGTCCCCTTCGACCCTGCGCGCGAATGCCTCGCTGCTGTTCGCGTTGA